The nucleotide sequence CTCGGCGTACGCTTCGGGCTCGAACTTCGGGAGATCCAGGTCTGGAAGGGATCGACGGAGAAACGCCAGGCGGTCGAGCCATCGGGCGGCGGATTCGTCCGCGCGGAGCATCGCCTCGGCGCGGGGTGAGAGGGCGTCGGCAAGGGCGTCGGCCGCGCGCTCGGGGTCGATCGAACCGGTCGGGGCTTCGCGGAGGGAGAGGTCGTGATAGGTCCTGGTCGTCAGGCCGACGACGCGACCGGAAGCGGGGTCAAACCGAACCACCTCGGATCGTTGGAGGGCGTCGGGAAAGGACTCCTGAAGCCAATCGGGCTCGATGGCGCTGGCGATCCGAACCCGGAGTTCCCGAGGTCCGGATCCTCGCCGGTCGTCTCGGGCATCGAGTGCCACGAACAGCTCGGCCTCCTGAACGGCCGATTCCGGGTCGAGTCGGAGCCCTCCGCCGCCGACCATTCGGGCCGTGGGATCGCCGGGGCTTCGGCGTCGGGCGACGCGATCGGGATAGGCGAGCAACACGGAGCGCAGCAAGGCGGATTCGGGGTCACTCGTGGTTTGAGGAGATTCCGGATTGATCACCCGGCGGGTGACTCGAATCAGGTCGTCTCGAACACGGACGACCGTTCGGGCGACCCTGGGATCAACTCGAGGATCGATTCGACCACGGGCGAAGCCATTGCGCTCGGCCTCAGCGAGGAGGTCGATCCGGACGAGGAGATCGGAGCGGGAGTGGACCTCAGGCGATCGGTCGCGGCGATCGGAGCTGCGAGGAGACGCAAGAAGGTCCTTTTCCGAAAGCAAGGCTGCCGCGGTGGCTCCCAGTTCCAGGGCTCCACCATCCGCGGCGGCGAGGATCAGGCGAGCCAGTCGAGGATGAACTGGAAGCGCGAGCATGGCCTCGCCAAGGGGAGTGATCCGGCCGGACGATGGATCGATCGCCCCGAGTTGCTTGAGCAACGCCTCGGCCGCCGCGAGGCTGTCGGGGTCGGGGGCTTCAAACCAGGAGAAGGCAGGGAGGTCGCCGGCCCCCCAGGCATGGAGGGTCAGCACTGTTGAGGAGAGGTCCACCCGATGAATTTCGGGAGGATCGAACGGGGCCATCCCGCGCGTCTCTCGCTCGGCCCAGAGTCGCACGCAACGGCCGGGGGCGGTGCGCCCGGCCCGGCCAGTGCGTTGGTCGGCCGAGGCTCGGCTGATCCGTCTCAGCTCCAGGCGATCGAGGCCGCGAGCCGGATCGGACGAGGCCTGGCGTGCAAAGCCGCTGTCGATCACCGTGCGAATGCCGTCGATGGTCAGAGAGGTCTCGGCGAGATTCGTTGCCAGGACGATCTTGCGGCGGGGGCATGGCGCCAGAGCCCGATCTTGCTCGATGCTCGACAGGGAACCGTGGAGCGGGAGCACCTCAATTCCGAGACGATCCGCCGTTGGAGCGAGGGCCTGAGCGGTTCGGCGTATCTCCTCGGCTCCGGGAAGGAAGACGAGCAGGTCGCCGGGGTCTTCGGGATCATCGAGCATGTCCCGGACGGAACTTGCGACACGATCGGGCAGGGGAGTGCCGTCGGACGGGCGATATGAGAGGGCAACGGGGAACCTGCGCCCTTCGACCGAGACGATCGGGGCATCGAGAAACCGGGCAACGGGTTCGGCGTCGAGCGTGGCCGACATCACAACCAGGATCAAGTCGTTTCGGAGCGCGTCCCGGACCTCTCGGAGCAGGGCCAAGGCCAGGTCGGTATGGATGCTCCGTTCATGGAACTCGTCGAGCACGACCGCGCCGATCCCGTCGAGGCTCGGGTCGTTCAGCAGGTGACGGGTCAACACCCCTTCAGTTACCACGCGAAGACGGGTCCGTGGGCCAATCCGACGCTCGAAGCGGACGAGGTAGCCGACTTCCTCGCCGAGGCTCCCGCCGCGTTCCTGGGCGATTCGAGCAGCCGAGGCCCGCGCGGCCACCCGTCGCGGTTGAAGCACCATCAGGTTGGGATGGTCCGGATCAAGCAAGCCCGCGTCGAGCAGGGCGGGTGGTACGCGGGTGGTCTTGCCCGCGCCGGGCTCGGCGACGAGCACAAGCGATCGATGCTGTCGAATCGCGTTGAGGATCTCGGGCAAGCGCGAGTCGATCGGCAGGGGGAGCATGGGGGCGGGTGTTCGGAAAGAGGTGGGGGAACAGGGCTCGCGCTCACGATCGATCGGCTTCGAGCGCCTCGATCAGGCGTTTCAAACCTTCGTCGTGAGGCTGGATTGTGAGGGACCGTCGATAAGTTTCCAGCGCCAGATCGGGCCGACCGAGTTTCAGATAGCACTGCCCGAGGCCACCGAAGGCACCAAAATGATAGGGGTTCAGTTCCAGCACTCGCTTGCAGTCGGCGGCGCTTTCGACGAACTCTCCGAGGACGAACGACGCGATGGCCCGCTGGTTGTATGCCTCGGCGAAGTTGGGGGCCTCGGCAATCAATCGGGTGGCCTGACGCTGGGCTTCTCGGGTAAGACCCCGGTTATTCAACTCGACGACCAGGCGGAGCGTCTCGTTCTGCTCATCGGTTCCGGCTCGGAACCAGATGGACCAGAGCGACTGGGAGGCGAGTTGGCGGACGGTCGGGTCCTCGTCGGCAAGGGCCGGGCCGAGCGCGTCGTTGCAGCCGAAATCGCCGATCAGGCCGAGGGCGGTGACGGCTCCCCGGCGCGCTTGAACATCGGCGGACGACACCAGACGACGGAGGGTGGTCTCGGAATATCGAGCGTCCACGCGATTCTGAAAGGAGTCGAGATCACCGTCACGGTTCAGCTGTTCGTAGTAAAAGGCCAGCAAGGGTTGCCGACCAGGCTCATTCATCGAAGGATCGCCTCGATCGGGACCAGGAGCGAAGCCGGACGCAATCGGGGAGACGATCAGGGTGATCATCATCGCCACGACCCGGGCCGGGACGATCGGGCAACCGATCAGACAGGGGGGAGATGCGGGGGAGATCACGAGGGGCTCCGTCACGAGTTCGGGGCCGGGCCCGTCACCGTCGTGATCGAGTCTATCAAGCGGGCTCGTCCGGTCCAAGTCCCAGGACAAGACGAAGGGGGCGGGGGCCCCTCGGCACACTCCGTGCGCCTCCCCCACCCCCTCACAAGTGCGACGACACCCCTCCCCAAAGGTGCCGTCACCGATGCGTCTCGCCGGCAGGAGCCGACGATACCCGGAGCGGCGAACCGCTTCAGGGTCGGGGGCAACCAATGTCCCCGGCGACAGAACCCTAGGCCGTCGCTCTCATCTGTCAACACGACCGATGAGAATCTCGGACAATTTCTTCGTCCAGTCCAATGTCGAGCGACGGAGCCGAGTGGGTGATCGCCCCGACGCTGATCCGATCGACCCCGGTTCGCGCGACTTCGGCGACCGAAGCGAGATCGATTCCTCCCGAAGCTTCGAGCAAAACGGTCGAGGACGAAGCGTCACGACGGCGAACGGCTTCGGCCAAATCGTGATGTGTAAAATTATCAAGCAAGACAATGTCAGGCCGACAGGACAGAGCTCGATCGAACTGGTCGAGGGTGTCCACTTCGACCTCGACAGTGGTTCCCGGGGGGGCAAGCTGACGCGCCGCGGTGATCGCCCGACCGATCGGATCTCCCGAGGAAGCAAGCCAGGCGAGATGGTTGTCCTTGATGAGAACCGCGTCAAAGAGGCCGATCCGGTGGTTCGCTCCGCCGCCGCATCGCACCGCGTACTTTTCCAGCCAACGCCAGCCGGGGGTTGTTTTTCGGGTGTCGAGGATGGCCGCGTGGGTGCCTTCAACCGCCAGGACGAACCGATGAGTCTGCGTGGCAATCCCAGACAGCCGCTGAAGGAAATTCAACGCCGTTCGTTCCATCGATAGAATGGCTCGCATTGGTCCGGAAACCCGAGCGATGAGCGTTCCCGGTTCGAGCGGGTCACCATCGGATCGCTCTGGGACAAAACCTTGAGCCAGTCCAAACCGTTGGGCGATCAGGGCCACGACGGGCAATCCGGCAAGGATCCCCGATTGCCGAGCAACGAAGCGAGCTGCGCCGGTCGCTTCGGAGGGAATGGTCGCTTCGGCGGTGAGATCACCGCGCTGACCCAGGTCCTCGGAGAGGGCCAGCGCGATCAGGGCCTCTGCATTGTTATGTTCAGCGGAACCAAATTCGTACGGCGGATGCTGCAAGGTCATGGGAGATCGACTCGGAAGGGAGGCGCGTCGGAACTCGACGGGGGCTCCCTGAGAGCTTACTCCGGATGGGCGTCCTGCTGCGATCGGATTTCCCGCTGACGCATGGGCATAGTGTCGATCAGGTCATAGATGTCTTGCAAGGGAGGCAGTTGATTCCATCGACCCTTTTCGGAACCATCCTTGCCCACCAGAAGAATGGTCAAGTCCCCGTCTTCGACCTGGAATCGCTCGCGGAGGTGAGTCGCGGACTCCTGCGGGATTTCCCGACCGTCGGCGCGACTCACTCCGTCCTCGAAGACCTCAAGCAGCACGAGGTCGTACTCGTCGAGTTTCGGTCCGTTGCGATTCCAGATAATCATGGTTTCGCAATAGGCCTGGTCGTCTCTCGAAGGCGCGAAGACGAGGAGCGGTCGCTCGTTCCACTGATATCGCTTCATGGAGAAGTTGTACATGGGCCCAGTGTCTTGCGCTCGGGGTTCCTCGGGAAGTCTGACGGCTCGACCCAGAATCACGGCAAGCACAAAGGGACTGAGCAGGATCAAGGTGCGCAATGACACGACTGAGACTCCTCTCGGAACGATTCAAAGACGCCCACGCGTCTGGATTTGAATGCGTGCTTCATTGAAAAAGATAGGTTATGACCGTGGTCAAGAGCAGGAGTTTTGCCAGGGGAACGGCGGGCTCAACCGAGGGCCGGTTCAACCAGGTTTCGGACGGCTTCGCCCTTTTTTTCCGCCCCCGCGACGACGAGCCCCCACGGCCTGAGGAGTTGCCAGAGGGCGTTCCGGTCCCCCGTCAATTTGGGATCGCAATTGCACGATCCGATCGCGCAGGGCCGCGGCTCGTTCGAATTCGAGTGATTCCGCGGCCTGAAGCATTTCACCTTCCAACTCGTTGAGGTATTCCTCGGTAATCGCGGCTTCTTCGTTCTTGCCGACGGCCTTGCGGGCGATCGACCGGGCCTGAATTTCCTCTTCAATCCCGCGTCGGATTGCTTTGCGAATGGTTTCCGGGGTAATACCGTGTTCTGAATTGTAGGCCAGTTGCTTGGCTCGTCTACGGCTCGTTTCATCGATTGCGTTTTGCATGGAGCGGGTGACGGTATCGGCGTAGAGAACGACCTCGGCGTTGACGTTGCGGGCGGCTCGACCGATGGTCTGAATCAGGCTTGTTTCGCTGCGGAGGAAGCCTTCTTTGTCGGCGTCGAGGATGCAGACCATCGACACCTCGGGAAGGTCGAGCCCTTCCCGCAGGAGGTTCACGCCGACAAGGGCATCGAAGGCCCCTTCACGAAGCTCTCGAAGGATCTGAACCCGTTCGAAGGCATCGAGCTCGGAGTGGAGCCACTTGGTCCGGGTGCCTTGTTCCTTGAGGTATCGAGAGAGTTCCTCGGCAAGTCGCTTGGTCAGGGTGGTGATGAGGATGCGCTCACCTCGCTCGGCCCGTCGGCGTACCTCTTCGAGTAGGGCCGGGACCTGTCCTCTCGCGGGTTCGACGCGAACGACTGGGTCAA is from Tautonia marina and encodes:
- the nadC gene encoding carboxylating nicotinate-nucleotide diphosphorylase, producing MTLQHPPYEFGSAEHNNAEALIALALSEDLGQRGDLTAEATIPSEATGAARFVARQSGILAGLPVVALIAQRFGLAQGFVPERSDGDPLEPGTLIARVSGPMRAILSMERTALNFLQRLSGIATQTHRFVLAVEGTHAAILDTRKTTPGWRWLEKYAVRCGGGANHRIGLFDAVLIKDNHLAWLASSGDPIGRAITAARQLAPPGTTVEVEVDTLDQFDRALSCRPDIVLLDNFTHHDLAEAVRRRDASSSTVLLEASGGIDLASVAEVARTGVDRISVGAITHSAPSLDIGLDEEIVRDSHRSC
- the hrpB gene encoding ATP-dependent helicase HrpB; amino-acid sequence: MLPLPIDSRLPEILNAIRQHRSLVLVAEPGAGKTTRVPPALLDAGLLDPDHPNLMVLQPRRVAARASAARIAQERGGSLGEEVGYLVRFERRIGPRTRLRVVTEGVLTRHLLNDPSLDGIGAVVLDEFHERSIHTDLALALLREVRDALRNDLILVVMSATLDAEPVARFLDAPIVSVEGRRFPVALSYRPSDGTPLPDRVASSVRDMLDDPEDPGDLLVFLPGAEEIRRTAQALAPTADRLGIEVLPLHGSLSSIEQDRALAPCPRRKIVLATNLAETSLTIDGIRTVIDSGFARQASSDPARGLDRLELRRISRASADQRTGRAGRTAPGRCVRLWAERETRGMAPFDPPEIHRVDLSSTVLTLHAWGAGDLPAFSWFEAPDPDSLAAAEALLKQLGAIDPSSGRITPLGEAMLALPVHPRLARLILAAADGGALELGATAAALLSEKDLLASPRSSDRRDRSPEVHSRSDLLVRIDLLAEAERNGFARGRIDPRVDPRVARTVVRVRDDLIRVTRRVINPESPQTTSDPESALLRSVLLAYPDRVARRRSPGDPTARMVGGGGLRLDPESAVQEAELFVALDARDDRRGSGPRELRVRIASAIEPDWLQESFPDALQRSEVVRFDPASGRVVGLTTRTYHDLSLREAPTGSIDPERAADALADALSPRAEAMLRADESAARWLDRLAFLRRSLPDLDLPKFEPEAYAEVLRFACLGKRTEDEVRRSAFVPLLQGRLTPDQLRLLDTEAPDTLLVPSGNRLRLSYDAEGPPVLAVRLQEMFGLAETPRLARGRVPVLLHLLGPNFRPVQVTDDLHSFWTTTYHQVRKDLRNRYPRHSWPDDPWTAAPEAKGGRRRS
- a CDS encoding DUF4174 domain-containing protein; the encoded protein is MSLRTLILLSPFVLAVILGRAVRLPEEPRAQDTGPMYNFSMKRYQWNERPLLVFAPSRDDQAYCETMIIWNRNGPKLDEYDLVLLEVFEDGVSRADGREIPQESATHLRERFQVEDGDLTILLVGKDGSEKGRWNQLPPLQDIYDLIDTMPMRQREIRSQQDAHPE
- a CDS encoding HEAT repeat domain-containing protein encodes the protein MISPASPPCLIGCPIVPARVVAMMITLIVSPIASGFAPGPDRGDPSMNEPGRQPLLAFYYEQLNRDGDLDSFQNRVDARYSETTLRRLVSSADVQARRGAVTALGLIGDFGCNDALGPALADEDPTVRQLASQSLWSIWFRAGTDEQNETLRLVVELNNRGLTREAQRQATRLIAEAPNFAEAYNQRAIASFVLGEFVESAADCKRVLELNPYHFGAFGGLGQCYLKLGRPDLALETYRRSLTIQPHDEGLKRLIEALEADRS